The Porites lutea chromosome 11, jaPorLute2.1, whole genome shotgun sequence genome contains the following window.
gttttgatcaaaagttatggtgcatgaaattagaggaatgaacttttgggacaccctgtagagataaaatacacaaaaaaacttgaataatgttttgaataaaaatgtttacatGACAAAAAGAACAAGGTTCGCAACATTCACCATAAGAATCGTAGACAATTTATGCTGCTTACTGCAGCAGTATAAATGAACCTGGAAATGCTGCAGGGAGGTGgttgttgtagagaggttgcaATTACTGGAGATTTGAATGTATTATCCTTAACATGTGCATATCTTAAAAAGGGTAAATCTCCACCCAACATAAAGACAAGACTTAATAAGCAGGAGAGGAACCAGTTCCTCTATAAACAATAATTTGTAGATCTATTGCAATACTATTATAGGTAAATTTTTACTACAAAATTCCAATGAGATAAATAACATTTAGATAGTCTCCTTGTTCCTAATTTTTGCTGCCTTTTAGTCCTTTTTCTTTGACTGTTCTTGGATTTCAGGATTGTTGGCAATGAATTTTTCCCAGTTTTGGCCATCACAGAACTCGACTTTTATATCTTTCACCGTTCCTACATCCAAACAGTGTGGCATGACCCCATAGCCATCTGGATTAGAACGAGGTCTGTAGAAGCTTTGCACTCCACATGTATTGCAGAAAAGGTGCTTTGCCTGATGTGTATTGAAAGTGTAGCAAGTTAAATCATCTTGGCCCTGAAGGAATAGAAGACAACACCAACTCTAAAACATATACTCTGGAATTAGTCGTGGAACAGCTTGTAAATGAATTTCACAAACTggcaataattttaattttgagttaGGTGACTCTGTGCACAtagtattttgtttttcatcaaCACTGTGAAGCTAGCGTCCTTCTTCCACATGTTGCATTATATCAATGCCAGTGTACCTATATAAACTATTCTAAAAGCATCTAAAATTGGGCCAGACTTAAGTTAAAGAAAGAAGGATACTTGACTCAGAAGCAAATTTACCAGTTGTTGTTAGTGATGGTATAGAAATGTATAGAGAATGACAGTGCCTAACGTTGTGTTTTTAAACCATGCCTACTCACTTAGTCTCCGCAAAGTTATTCAAGCCACAAGTCACAAATTGCTTTACCCTCCCCTTCCTCCCAAAATTCAATTTCAACTTAATACTATACTTTTCTTTAAACCataggggtgggggagggggaaggagTGATTATTGTGACTGAGGTATTAACTGACGTATACTGATGTATGCTATAGTTATACCTGTAGCAATGTAAATTGTTCCTCTGGgacaataaaatgtttgttctGCTTCTTTGTACAAATACTGCAGCTGTTAAAGAgccaaaaataattgaaaaaagaGCCATCTGTTGAAAAGGTCCTTTCAGCTTAGTGGAGGAAGGGACAGTGGGGTGGGAGCCTGAGACAGTACGAGGTGGGAGAGGTGTGTGAGGAGGGGGGAGAAAAAAAGTGGGAGTTTCTAAAGAGGCAAGAAGAGGAAGGAGCTGATTTGTCCAATGTCCTGCAGCTTAGAAACGTTTGTTTGTACTTGTTATCCTATGCGGGTTTTTTCAGATCTGAGGAGGTTCTTAATATTAGAATGAGTCATATTCGTTTTTATGAAGGGTTCATGACTATCAAAGTAGACAAAAGCAAGACTGATCAGCTTAGACAAGGTGACGAAGTGGTTATTGCTAAATCTGAGGGGAATGTTTGCCCGGTTTTCTTACTCAAAGACAGTTTGAAGAAAGTAGATATCAGCCCTAACTCtagtgaatttattttttccacCACTCATTAAAACCAAGTTGCCCTGCAAATTGGTTCAAGTTGATAAGCATATCTCATATGCAAACTTCAGGGGTCAGTTAACTAAAAGTCTGCAGAGCATACTTCTGGATCCCTCTGTTTACAGGACTCACTCTTTCCGGTCTAGAGGAGCATTGAGGGCTGCCAACAGCGGGGTTAGTGATATAATTTTTCAGAGGCATGGCAGATGGAAAAGTGTCGCAGCTAAGGATTACGTAAAGGACGACATGTCTTCACGTCTTGTAGTCTCGAAATCTTTGGGActttagtttcttttcttttcagggtTCAGTCAAGCCCTATACTTTTTCTTCTAGGTTGTTGTATGAAGTATTGTTATATCTGCAGTGCCTTTTAACTCATTTGAACCAATTATTGCCCCAGGGGAGAGGGTACTTTCTTTTGCCGAGAAATCTTGTTCTTAGGTGTCAAGGGATTTGTGAAAGCCATAGTGCAAAATTTGCCGTGAGGTTCCCCAGGGTCGTTCCCCAGGGTTgacctcccccccctccccacccaggatGACCGCTGAAAAGAGCATAAAACACGTAAATTAAAATCAGTATTTTTATCTTAATGTTGTACCCAAAAAAATATGCGGTCGACTAGAGGCCCGTAAGGTAACTGCCTCTATCTGCGTGCGCAAGGTTGGGAGATTGGTAATAGGTAGAATTGAACCATGCATAAGGAACTCACTTGCAATCCAAAACAAGTAACATAGCAGGAGCGATCACTTCAAATCGGACCCTTCCGCAATGACAGCCGCCAGTGTGCTTAAACAAAGATGATTTTTGCGTTTGAGTCGTTTGAAGCTCAACCACCAGTGTTCCTCTCtcgtccgccatgttgaaaTGCATAGCTCTGAAATGAGCCTACAGGCAACGTCGCGCGGTTACTCAGGGGGCTTACACGTTGAGCAGGTCACATTACGTAAATATTTATTATGGCCTTTATTTACACTTCCTTGTCGGCGATTTTCCTTCATTGTCATAAAGTAAAACGTGAGGAGAACTTGATAGATTTATGAAGGTCTTACTTCTCGCATCGCTAACGTCAGAGACAGGGAATTTCTCCACCGCCGAACGCATACAGTAAGTGTGCTCACATTATTGTGATTTTTgtgtgttaaaaaaatattttatattgGCTTAACGTAAATACTCCAGATTAGTAGGATCAGTGGGGATTTTACCACAGATTTTTACTCTCGAACCTGTAAATCAATAAGCTCTGCTAAATTAAGAATCATATTAGATTTACAAGAATTATAAGAGTGATACTAATCGATCCAAACGATTGATCGACTTTTCCATATTTGATTGGCTTACAAGTTAACCGATAAATAGGTAAGCAGTTCATTTGATACTAAACTTCCTGATTGGTAAATCATGCATTATTTATAACCCATCAAAGTAAGGAAAAACGATAAGTTATAATCGCTAAGCCTtgaatcaggggcacccaatgacgtTTTCCTCccaaatgcattgaaaacactttttattcTATCCAGACTACTATTAGActtctagaaatgcattctgaGATGGactttaaaatttttacttGCTCGGTCATTCTGGGGGAACTTGAGGCTTTTCGAAATTATttagggcttcagtattattttgctGTGAAATTATTTGGGTTCTTCTCTCCATCACATCTTTAAATCCAAAAcgtttaggtttcctttttcctacAAAAGTAGCCTAACATGGAGCTATCCAGAGTACTATTAgacctctagaaatgcattctaaaatGGACTTTAAAATTTGTgtctgtttggtcatcctaggggaacttgaggctttttgaaattacaagggcttcagtattattttccagtgaaaatttatttcattcctctctccatcacatctTTAAATCCAAAACTATTAGGTTTCCTTTCCTACAAAAATAGCCTTACCCttcacagcagcacatacctatatggcccATTATTATATGGCAGTATCCCCTAcacccctcccccgcccccacccGAGTACCACACACACAGACTGCATGTCACTAACCTTTACACtctgttcagcggcacatatGGCCAAATAAGGGACTGTGAACTGATCTTAAgaatgtgttatttttttagGAAATGCCTTGGTGATTGCAACATTGAATGCTGGTTACAATGTATTAGCTCCTTCAGTGATTGTGTGTCAGTGACGAAGTTTGTTCATGCACATGATTTTCGATGTGTCATTGGCATACATGCATGGAGAGCTGGAAGACTTTTGCTAGGTTTAAGAAAGTTTAAGTTGATTTACATCTTCCTAACTATAAAGGGAATTGGTACAAGCTTTTGGTTTGTTTGGGTAGACCAGAATTGGTTGTGATTGGTTGATACTTGTCTTGATTGGTTGAGTCttgccttgaataccatcgaccaatcataacttaGGGcattttccatttgtcagaactgaccggccagaccattcctaTCGCAatgataatttcccttttaatcaaaactatccagccagatcagtcaaatcttaaaTGGTATCCATGAAGGAGATGAGTTTTTAGCAATTAacactcttggaaaaagcctatttcattttcaaattgacTGGTCCAGCCATGGTCAGGCCGGCTAGTTCTGACAAAGGGAAAGTGCCCTAACATTTGTCCATTCAACAATCTCAGAACTCACTGCATCCAACATGACCCAAAAGCCTGTACTCATTCTTCTTAGAAATTCTAAAGTGGAGAATTTACAGCAACTTTGTAATGAGTTGGGTTTTATATCTGTTTCAAACTGTAAAAGGGTTCAGAACTGAATCTATATAGTTACTGAAGTGAAAAAGTGCCTCTCATATCAAGTAACAATTATGGGACCCTGGCTTAAAAAACATTCACATAACACTGGATGAATTTTTGACCGGCTGAAAAATAATTGATTGGACACTTTgttcaatatttttgctctgttCACATGGAAATTTTCAGTGTCTAAGTGTCTAAATTTTGGTAAGCCATAATAGATCAGTGatgatctttatttttttccacttATCCATTGTTTTCACCTAGATTGTCCAGTTCCTTTTGCTATTATTTTTGGAGGAACTGATCTCAATGAGCATAAAAAGGATAAAGAAAAGTTTGAAGCTATGAGAAAAGTGGTGGTTAAAGCAAGGTACATATTTACATTCACAGCTAGTTAACTccctcttaaccctttaagccctaagactgatcagcatcaaatttctccttgtaatatcagtgCATTGTAAAAccgagtggtcatgagaattacagacatgatcacacaaatgaatttgcttgatattttatcaacttctccccactacttttGTAGGAAGTGAGTAGGGGCAataaatgagaattcaaattttgatcttggtttaaagggttaactgatATCTTTATAGATGAACACcaagagttggtccctgccttttttTACTCCTTTTAGCTGACTCTCTATATAAGAAGGACAGattattatacgtttctgggaaagtgcccacctacccctcccccaagccaacattaacacttacttctcatttagggcaaaatgtttaagtaggggaggggtaggtgggcactTTCCCAGACATGTATAAAGATCCAGAAGGACATCTCTCTTAGGCTACCCTTACCCTAATATTGGGTTACCTGTGTGAGGGTTGCAACTACCTAATGTGACTCTGTTGTTTTTCCTTATTTCAGTTATCTTGTTGCATTCAGCAGGCCAATGAAAAAGCAGGCAACAGCTTTATGGGTAAGAGTTTTTGTGGTCGACAAACTACTTCCTACTTTTGTTTCCCGTTAGGTGTCCTGTGAACACTAGCATGACCATTTTCTCTGTATCAGCATTTAACTCATTTCTGCATAAGAAAGTTAGTAATTGATTTTCACATTTTAACCACGTGAGTTCACACCATTCTCCATTGCCTCAAAACTATGTGATTTCACACATAATTGGAGGCCCATCTTATTAATAATTTGTGATTACTACTGATTTATTTTGAGAAGATTGTTGGTAAAATATACTTTACGATGAggatattttaaatttatactTAAGGTGTTTGTGGTGATAACATCACTATAAAGTCACCCTCATAATTTGGCTTTCTccagttaatttttattgtcAGTGGTAATAGAGCTGTGAACAATACTGTAGTGTTGGTAGTATGGCTTGTGGGGAACTGCCTTTTGGATTATAATAGCAATGTGCATTAGCTAGGGGGTCGAGTTTGGTCAATGAGGTGTTTGTTTATCAGGGAGTTTGACTGTCTGTACTGAAAAAAGCTGATTTTGATCTTGTTTTATAGCCAAGAAGTGAAGAGAAATTTATTTTGCAGCCTCAAGGTAAAACATCAATCATATTAACTGACCACTTATTTAATATAAGTAATCATAAATTTATGTGGGACACTATAGGCAGATTTTGTGGTTACAGTATCTTGATCATGACCTTCCAATAATGCAGTTGTGAACATTACATTAAGAACTGCTGAAACTCAGTCATTTATTATAAACTATTGACTAGATataattttttggtaaaaaaatgattgacaaaattaattctttATTGTAGAATCTACAGGTtgatgcattttattattactttcaGCGGTTTGTGTTGGACCATCAAATTTCCAGTTACATGATCACTTGAAGCACCTCATCAGTAAGAAAATCATGTAAATCTTTTGTCCCCAGAAATAAAGTCCTGTCCATTAATAGTATGATACAATCCTTGCCCCACCCACCTCCCTTTATCACAATGGTTATTGGTATCAATTTATTGATAAACTATTTTGGCATGGCTATTATAGGCGTGCGAGATGATGTGAATGTGAGCCCCACACACTTATGGggcttttgaggcaaaaaaagaaaacacaagatCTTCTTGCTGTACCAGACCTTTTAGTGTACAAGTGCACACACTCCTAGCCACTGGAAAAATACAACTTACAATCTGCTTTTGCTTCCTCCAGCTAGTACATCAACAAAATGccatttttcagtcattttgctCTTTTCTAAGGTGGACACTCCTGTATTGATAAAGATGGAGGGTTGATGCCAGTCCTTATATTGTTTCTTTCTTAGAGAGAGTCCATTGTAGTATGATTGTTGATTGAAGCTGTTTCGACAGATTGTATTGATCTACCTGTTCATTCTCAGTAGTCATATTGTGATAGTGACATACACAAATGGACCATGATTTTACTTAATCCGTGTAATAGGAAGTAGAATACTTCGCGGTAATATTcactaattccattgtcttcttCTGTTTACGGTCTAGTAGCTATTTTGAAGTAgttgttagtatctgtttcacaggtcaagtaaaatcactctaagtCATCTTTGAAACTCTATAttataaataatatatttttgtctttGCAGAGCCACTCAGTCATTGTCCAGTGATAAATGGCATGTATATGTGTCAAGATCCTGAATATTTTGACTTGGTAGGTTCTCCTTAAACTATTTTTGAGTGATTCAAGGATCACATTTCAAAAGCTCCACAATTGCAACCACTTAAGAGGTTCGTCCCAGTTATTtaatattcatttattcattttttcagaTTGTGTTTATGTTGGTTGCTGGTTTAAGACGAGTTAAAGATCCGCTCTTCTTAGCTGCATCCATAGCAGGTCTGTAAGTTTGTAATAACTAGTGTAGTCTGTATGGAAGCCGCATAAGCACATAACTTTGTGGAAGTTTGGTACATTAAACAAGCTGGTGTGGACTACAGTAACCCTGACATGTCTTTTTTGACCACAACAAGATTAACTCAGTCGTAAAATGCTTTACTGCAGAGCAGGAGGTCTCAGGTttaatactcagggtcttacaATGTAATGACAattgaaggtactgcctttgccccgCAAATGGCTTGAGCTTCACGTGGCTTGGATAACCACGTGAAATGTAGACtacaagcagtctctcttttttcttggtccgtcgggcaaaacgcccgagacacgcaaatgaccacgcgcgtgcacttcccttactaaatctgaagaaaaagagggaCTGTTCGCAGTCTGCGTGAAATGCCGGTCAAGTCTCCAGGAAGAGACATAAAAATACCGGTAGTGTCCTCATTAATTAGTGTTTTAGTGCTATATACATTGACGCTcaattaaaatgatattttttaacttattaCCGTAACAGTCACCATGACATGTAAGTCTTGACTGGTCAGCTTAATTATCGTGTCTCTTAACCTTTAGAGTGGCATAAAGAAGACCGTCGCATTCACTTGGTGATTGTTGGACCAGAGGTAACTAGCATGATAATCCTTAAGACAATTAATGAAAATTGTAGAAAATCTTTCTGTGTATGTTATTTTTACATTAGTATGCTTCTTAATAATGTAAGTTcccatttttgcctttttcgtAGCTGGATACTGAGTTTGCGAGAGAAGTGAAATCTGAACTACGAAGGTATTAAACGACTTCTACATGTATTTCCGTTCAGATGTCTTTTGTGTTGTAAAATAGACAGCCATATAAAGAACGTAGTCTGATCAGAGTGCCTAACCCTAGCTGAAAAACAGTGTTAACATTTATGAAGCATTCTAGTGCTGCTTCAGAAAAATTAACTCCGAATAAAAGAGAACTATGGCATAAAACGAGTCTAAAGCACTCTTTAGTAGTCACAAAGTATCTGTCGTGGCCTTGCAAAGATTAGGAGTTGCGTCAGTGTAAAATAAAAGCCCCCAGAGTTTTACATCAGCTCGGCACAAACAGGATATAGATGTACTATACCAAAGAATGTTTCAAAGAAACAGGCAGGTTCGAAAGCATCCGAAATGCGGTCAGGGTGATAATTTGCTTACGGGCGGTGTTTGTTTACGAGAGTTTGGACCACAGGAGTCCCTATTAGGACCTATTGTTCTCTTATTTCGTTTTACCTCAAATAGATGCTTTGAAATACTGTCTTTGCTGATGTGTTCTGTTGGATTAATATCCTGGTCACCAATACGCTTTTCACCTCAATGATAAACTGTTTCATATTTTTGAAATTTGCTGCAAATATATCATTACCAGTTACCCAGGAGTCGTTCTCATGCCTTCTCTGCCAGCTTGTGATCTTCACGCGGCCATTCAAGattgttttgctgttgtaaaTAGTTCAAGCAGTGAAGGAATGGCATCGGCGATTCTAGAGGTCAGTTTAGtcttacgtcaaacggcaagaTAGGAACATAATTTTCAGAACGTTTGAGTGTGTTTTGCCTGGCGTTCAAAAAGGTTGCGAGGTGTACCCAAAGGGTGGGAATGGTAATTGCCTATATACGAGAGAGCCCCGCCAAAAGGGAGAAGGGAAACCTGTCATTTCGATGTCTAAAAGGGCTAAAAAAACGGCTGACAAACGCTTTTTATGGACGTAAATGTTCCTGGTTTAGTTGTTTATTCGTatgagaaaaagaaactgtgCCTTTACGATGGCTAAAAGGAATGCAgggttctaaactaggtatatGAAAGAGGCACCGTTTATCGGGAGAAGGTaaacgaaaggggtaccttctCTGTCAGAAATGGTTTATAAAAGGATAAGGGGATAgaccttgggggggggggggggggggtccactctggaatttcaaagaataaaaatacCCGCCCCCTTTTTTGTTTATAACGTTTGAATGTTTAGCTCCACTTTTAGGAATTACATTGAAAATTGCCTGGAACGTGTACGGAGtctcgttatttttttttatgatttaataaaaagattgaaaaaacacCACCTCTGGTTTTCACCTTTTGCTTTTGCCAACAGTCAATGAAGCTTGGTGTTCCTGTGCTGGCACGGAACATTCCAGGAAATTCTGCGGTGATTCAACATGGGGAATCCGGACTTCTCTTTGATACACCTCAGGTAAGGCATGTTACTCAAACGAATTGCCTCTGTTGCGATCGATATTAAGTAAGCTTGGGGTACCTTTTTTTAGGCTTCACGTATTTTAAAGGGTGGGGTTTCAAAAGTTAAAGTGTATGGAAGAGCAGGGAAAACTATCATTTAGGTGTTAAAAAGGGACCTTTACTAAATATTTGGAGTCGACGCACCTTTTTGCTGTATCAATTTAACTTATTAAACGCTACATAAAATGACATGAATACTTACTTTTAGTAAGATTGTGAAATGGTCACCATTATTGAATAGAAGGTATTTGAAAGCAGTACCATTTCGGCCGAAAATCAAATGGTAAATGTGCATATTAACTAGTACGGGGTTAAACCTCGTTGCGAAGCCTCTCGCCGGGTTAAGTTCTGATCCAATCCCCTACCTTAAAGACTTTTTATGGTCGCTAAACTTCCTCAGTGGATGCGGCCTCTAAAATAGATTTTCCTCGCTTTTCGTTCTAACTACAAAGCATCTGCTTAGTTATTCACACTACAATTAAAATACCAAACGTCCACTGGGTCTATTACTAACCGTAATTCAGTGTAGTGCTTTTATCATGCCCAACGGTAGACAGTGGCGGATCCGgagaggggcccggggggcccggtcccacctttatttttagaccaaaatgaggtccaaagggccaaaaaaaatctttttgagCGACCaagccccccttatctcagtgTCTGGACGACCGCCGCCCCACTTATCTCAGGGTATAGATGACTCCTCCTCCccacccccttatctgaaggtctggctggatccgccactgcaactGTAGGTTAATGATCACCCCAAAGTATATCAATTTTGTAACGACTTGTTAGAACCAAGGATATTCTTTGGAGATCTGTACGTCGAAATCTCTTTATCTGTCCTTATGTGTGCCGAGGACTGGACACTTAAGTTATCATAGTTATGGTTGGTCAATATAATTTGCGTTTCTGTTTTATAGGAATTTGTTAGTCTCTCCAAAGAGCTGCTTAACACTCCGTCACTCCGTACTCGTCTCATAAACAACGCGAAAACGTACGTCTCCGAGCATCACTCAat
Protein-coding sequences here:
- the LOC140952789 gene encoding centromere protein V-like; translation: MADERGTLVVELQTTQTQKSSLFKHTGGCHCGRVRFEVIAPAMLLVLDCNCSICTKKQNKHFIVPEEQFTLLQGQDDLTCYTFNTHQAKHLFCNTCGVQSFYRPRSNPDGYGVMPHCLDVGTVKDIKVEFCDGQNWEKFIANNPEIQEQSKKKD
- the LOC140952697 gene encoding glycosyltransferase 1 domain-containing protein 1-like, translating into MKVLLLASLTSETGNFSTAERIQKCLGDCNIECWLQCISSFSDCVSVTKFVHAHDFRCVIGIHAWRAGRLLLDCPVPFAIIFGGTDLNEHKKDKEKFEAMRKVVVKASYLVAFSRPMKKQATALWPRSEEKFILQPQAVCVGPSNFQLHDHLKHLIKPLSHCPVINGMYMCQDPEYFDLIVFMLVAGLRRVKDPLFLAASIAEWHKEDRRIHLVIVGPELDTEFAREVKSELRSYPGVVLMPSLPACDLHAAIQDCFAVVNSSSSEGMASAILESMKLGVPVLARNIPGNSAVIQHGESGLLFDTPQEFVSLSKELLNTPSLRTRLINNAKTYVSEHHSIENERNTYEWLVEKLASLEHGKRTISLENSDER